One window from the genome of Oreochromis niloticus isolate F11D_XX linkage group LG20, O_niloticus_UMD_NMBU, whole genome shotgun sequence encodes:
- the LOC109196140 gene encoding mucin-7: MKSYSSSTTCSTTTTSCRSSNNPTSITTPSSTSSSSSSLYSSSLPPNSHATYHQYCCPARLRLPKPPCALPPPSTTSRQERRKMMTSPISSVAPPPSAVAPHLGNQGRP; this comes from the exons ATGAA GTCTTattcctcctccaccacctgtTCTACTACCACCACTTCTTGTCGTTCCTCCAACAACCCTACTAGCATCACCACTccttcctccacctcctcctcctcctcctctctctacTCCTCCAGCCTACCTCCTAACAGCCACGCCACCTACCATCAGTACTGCTGTCCCGCGCGCCTCCGCCTGCCCAAGCCTCCCTGCGCCCTGCCCCCGCCAAGCACCACGAGCAGGCAAG agaggaggaagatgatgaCATCGCCCATCAGTTCTGTTGCCCCGCCTCCGAGTGCAGTAGCCCCTCATCTAGGTAACCAGGGGCGACCATGA